From a region of the Saccharomyces paradoxus chromosome IV, complete sequence genome:
- the KGD2 gene encoding dihydrolipoyl transsuccinylase (Dihydrolipoyl transsuccinylase~similar to YDR148C): MLSRATRTAAAKSLVKSRVARSVMAASFIKRHASTSLFKQANRAESLGSIYLSGKKTKFVANPFPITGNRFKSTSIEVPPMAESLTEGSLKEYTKNVGDFIKEDELLATIETDKIDIEVNSPVSGTITKLNFKPEDTVTVGEELAQVEPGETPAEGSPESKPKPTEQVEPLQDVAPEKASKQETVLKEEATPKKEAAQPKKADEPKKTAPRAKETPVASDSFTPFPRTETRVKMNRMRLRIAERLKESQNTAASLTTFNEVDMSALMEMRKLYKDEIIKKTGTKFGFMGLFSKACTLAAKDIPAVNGAIEGDQIVYRDYTDISVAVATPKGLVTPVVRNAESLSVLDIENEIVRLSHKARDGKLTLEDMTGGTFTISNGGVFGSLYGTPIINSPQTAVLGLHGVKERPVTVNGQIVSRPMMYLALTYDHRLLDGREAVTFLKTVKELIEDPRKMLLW, from the coding sequence ATGCTTTCCAGAGCGACACGTACTGCAGCTGCCAAGTCTTTAGTGAAATCTAGAGTGGCTAGAAGTGTCATGGCTGCATCCTTTATCAAGAGACATGCCTCTACAAGTTTATTTAAACAAGCCAATAGAGCCGAATCTTTGGGTTCGATATATTTATCTGGTAAGAAAACTAAGTTTGTCGCAAATCCGTTCCCCATAACTGGCAATCGTTTCAAATCTACCTCTATTGAAGTTCCCCCCATGGCAGAGTCCCTAACTGAGGGTTCTTTAAAGGAATATACTAAAAATGTAGGTGATTTTATCAAGGAGGATGAGTTGTTGGCAACTATTGAGACCGATAAAATTGATATTGAAGTCAATTCGCCAGTATCGGGTACGATTACGAAGCTAAATTTCAAACCAGAAGACACCGTCACTGTTGGTGAGGAATTGGCTCAGGTTGAGCCTGGTGAAACTCCTGCCGAAGGTTCTCCTGAGTCTAAGCCAAAGCCTACGGAACAAGTGGAACCATTACAAGATGTTGCTCCAGAAAAAGCTTCGAAGCAGGAAACAGttttaaaggaagaagCTACTCCAAAGAAGGAAGCTGCTCAACCAAAAAAAGCCGATGAACCAAAGAAGACCGCTCCTAGGGCGAAGGAAACTCCTGTAGCTTCCGACTCCTTTACACCATTCCCACGTACAGAAACTAGAGTCAAAATGAATCGTATGAGATTGAGAATTGCCGAAAGATTAAAGGAGTCTCAAAATACTGCTGCTTCTCTAACCACATTCAACGAAGTTGACATGTCAGCTTTAATGGAAATGAGGaaattatataaagatgaaattattaagaAGACCGGTACTAAATTCGGATTCATGGGTCTTTTCTCCAAAGCATGTACCCTAGCTGCCAAGGATATCCCAGCCGTCAATGGTGCGATTGAAGGTGACCAGATTGTTTATCGCGATTACACAGATATTTCTGTTGCTGTGGCCACTCCAAAGGGATTGGTTACCCCCGTCGTTCGTAATGCAGAGTCATTAAGCGTTTTGGATATTGAGAACGAAATTGTTCGCTTGAGTCATAAAGCTCGTGATGGTAAATTAACTCTGGAGGATATGACGGGCGGCACTTTCACCATATCTAATGGTGGTGTTTTCGGTTCTTTGTATGGTACTCCTATCATCAATTCACCACAAACTGCCGTTTTAGGCTTGCATGGTGTCAAGGAGAGACCCGTCACGGTTAATGGACAAATTGTTTCAAGACCAATGATGTACCTAGCTTTAACTTATGATCATAGATTGCTAGACGGTAGAGAAGCTGTTACTTTCTTGAAGACTGTTAAAGAGTTGATTGAAGATCCTAGAAAGATGTTGTTATGgtga
- the TAF12 gene encoding Taf12p, protein MSSNPENTGTNANNNTSTGNADVITATQQNMVLQPRQLQEMAAKFRALLTEARNVGETTPRGKELMFQAAKIKQVYDALTLNRRRQQAAQAYNNSSNPNPSNSASVSTENAPNKSQQQQQQTRNNSNKFSNMIKQVLTPEENQEYEKLWQNFQGRHTSIKERETYLKQNIDRLEQEINKQTDEGSKQQLQEKKNELLNDWKVLKVEYTKLFNNYQNSKKTFYVECARHNPALHKFLQESTQQQRVQQQRVQQQQQQQQQQQQQQQQQQQQQQQQQQQQQQHQQQQQQQQQQQQQQQHQQQQQQQQQQQQGQNQTNASTTNSTEMPSTTAPDAVKSQQQQNALPATNTPRGNVNAPQTEQSKAKVTNVNATASMMNNVSSSKSAIFKQTEPAIPISENISTKAPAPVAYRSNRPTITGGSAMNASALNTPATTKLPPYEMDTQRVMSKRKLRELVKTVGIDEGDGETVIDGDVEELLLDLADDFVTNVTAFSCRLAKHRKSDNLEARDIQLHLERNWNIRIPGYSADEIRSTRKWNPSQNYNQKLQSITSDKVAAAKNNSNNVASLNTKK, encoded by the coding sequence ATGTCTTCTAATCCAGAAAATACTGGTACTAATGCCAACAATAATACGAGTACTGGTAATGCCGATGTTATTACAGCAACTCAGCAAAATATGGTACTACAACCGAGACAGTTGCAAGAAATGGCTGCTAAGTTTAGAGCGTTACTGACTGAAGCAAGAAATGTCGGTGAAACTACTCCCAGGGGCAAAGAATTGATGTTTCAGGCCGCTAAGATCAAACAGGTGTATGATGCCCTTACATTAAATAGGAGAAGACAACAGGCTGCGCAAGCTTACAATAATTCCTCAAATCCAAATCCAAGCAATTCGGCTTCTGTTTCTACTGAAAATGCCCCCAACAAAtcacagcaacagcaacagcagaCAAGGAACAACAGTAACAAATTCAGCAATATGATAAAGCAGGTCCTCACACCGGAAGAAAAccaagaatatgaaaagcTATGGCAGAATTTCCAAGGTCGGCACACAAGTATAAAGGAGAGAGAGACatatttgaaacaaaatattgataGGTTAGaacaagaaataaataaacagACGGATGAAGGGTCCAAGCAACAGCtgcaagaaaagaaaaatgaactGCTTAACGATTGGAAGGTGCTGAAAGTAGAGTATACCAAGTTGTTTAATAATTATCAAAACAGCaaaaaaacattttatGTGGAGTGTGCAAGACACAATCCAGCTTTACATAAATTCTTGCAGGAAAGCACTCAGCAGCAACGAGTGCAGCAACAAAGGgtacaacaacaacaacaacaacaacaacaacaacaacaacaacaacaacaacaacaacaacaacaacaacaacaacaacaacaacaacaacaacaccaacaacaacaacaacaacaacaacaacaacaacaacaacaacaacaccaacaacaacaacaacaacaacaacaacaacaacaaggTCAAAACCAAACAAATGCTTCTACTACAAATTCTACAGAAATGCCCTCGACAACTGCACCTGATGCAGTGAAATcacagcagcagcaaaaCGCACTTCCTGCCACCAATACTCCCAGAGGTAATGTAAACGCTCCGCAGACTGAACAATCGAAAGCTAAGGTGACTAATGTAAATGCGACGGCATCCATGATGAATAATGTAAGTTCGAGTAAGTCAGCAATATTCAAACAGACAGAACCTGCCATACCTATATCGGAAAATATATCTACCAAAGCACCAGCGCCTGTAGCTTATAGATCCAACAGGCCCACAATAACTGGCGGTTCTGCTATGAATGCCAGTGCCTTGAATACACCGGCAACAACTAAATTACCACCCTATGAAATGGATACTCAGAGAGTTATGTCAAAGCGGAAATTAAGGGAGTTAGTGAAGACTGTTGGGATTGATGAGGGTGATGGTGAAACTGTCATCGATGGTGACGTAGAGGAATTGCTATTGGATCTTGCCGATGATTTTGTCACTAATGTTACagctttttcttgtagATTGGCAAAACATAGAAAATCGGACAATTTAGAGGCAAGAGACATCCAGCTAcatttggaaagaaattggaATATTAGGATTCCTGGTTATTCCGCTGATGAAATAAGAAGtacaagaaaatggaaCCCCTCCCAAAATTATAATCAGAAATTGCAGAGCATTACGTCTGATAAAGTGGCAGCTGCgaaaaataatagcaataatGTTGCAAGCctgaatacaaaaaaataa
- the EKI1 gene encoding bifunctional choline kinase/ethanolamine kinase EKI1 (Ethanolamine kinase~similar to YDR147W), giving the protein MSRTYLLGTASLEMSKKKHQLENCNKPTKRVIHIIDPNVISEAGLQNELPVRCSNEDGEITSISLTSQPSNDFLKLAYVNEKLDPSLPSQYFRQDIINVLQSLEIPGWAANDSKETVLDKDLLTLTKIKGALTNVIYKIHYPNLPSLLMRIFGDSIDSVIDREYELKIIARLSFYNLGPKLEGYFQNGRFEKYIEGSRTSTQADFIDRDTSVRIAKKLKELHCTVPLTHKERSDQPSCWKTFDQWIKLIDSHKQWVSDHGNISENLRCSNWNFFIKSFETYKHWLYNDSAFTSKLLREGDKDITINTGLKMVFCHNDLQHGNLLFKSKDNDNVSVDDLTIIDFEYAGPNPVVFDLSNHLNEWMQDYNGVQSFKCHIDRYPKEEDVLVFAQSYINHMSENHVEIDSQEVRILYNLIIEWRPCAQLFWCLWALLQSGRLPQQLLIDEKSISKKDRLCDETCTITRKNGESKEDGKYDGYEDDSFNYLGFCREKMSVFWGDLITMGIIDKDCSDIGKTDYLDTKVIL; this is encoded by the coding sequence ATGTCCCGAACTTACCTGCTCGGCACAGCCTCACTAGAAATGTCTAAGAAAAAGCACCAGCTAGAAAATTGCAATAAGCCAACGAAGAGGGTGATCCATATCATTGACCCTAATGTCATCTCAGAAGCCGGCTTGCAAAATGAACTGCCAGTAAGGTGCTCTAATGAAGATGGTGAGATTacatcaatttctttgacTTCACAACCCTCCAACGATTTTCTCAAGTTGGCGTACGTAAACGAGAAATTAGATCCGTCTTTGCCATCCCAATATTTTAGACAAGATATCATAAATGTTTTACAAAGCTTGGAGATTCCTGGATGGGCTGCGAATGACTCTAAAGAAACCGTGTTGGATAAAGATTTATTAACTTTGACGAAAATCAAGGGGGCCCTTACAAATGTCATTTATAAGATTCACTATCCGAATCTACCCTCTTTACTAATGAGAATTTTTGGTGATAGCATAGATTCTGTAATTGATAGGGAATATGAATTGAAGATTATCGCGAGATTATCATTTTATAATTTAGGTCCCAAGTTGGAAGGATATTTTCAGAATGgcagatttgaaaaatatattgaGGGTTCGAGAACATCTACTCAGGCTGACTTTATAGATCGGGATACTTCAGTAAGAATTGCTAAAAAGTTGAAAGAGTTGCATTGCACTGTTCCACTAACGCATAAAGAAAGATCTGATCAACCATCGTGTTGGAAAACCTTTGATCAGTGGATCAAATTAATAGATTCGCATAAACAGTGGGTTTCCGATCATGGAAATATAAGTGAAAATTTACGCTGTTCAAATTGGAACTTCTTTATAAAGAGTTTTGAAACTTATAAGCATTGGCTATATAACGATTCCGCTTTTACTTCAAAGTTGTTAAGAGAAGGTGATAAAGATATTACGATAAATACTGGGCTGAAGATGGTATTTTGTCATAACGACTTACAGCATGGTAATTTACTTTTTAAAAGTAAGGACAACGATAACGTTTCAGTAGATGATTTAACaattattgattttgagTACGCTGGCCCTAACCCTGTTGTATTTGATTTATCAAATCATCTGAATGAATGGATGCAAGACTATAATGGTGTACAGTCTTTCAAATGTCATATTGATAGGTAcccaaaagaagaagatgttCTAGTTTTTGCACAAAGTTATATAAATCATATGAGTGAGAATCATGTGGAAATCGATTCACAGGAAGTTAGGATTCTCTATAATCTAATCATCGAGTGGAGGCCTTGCGCACAACTATTCTGGTGTCTTTGGGCTCTTTTGCAAAGTGGAAGGCTTCCGCAACAACTACTGATagatgaaaaatcaatCAGCAAAAAAGATAGATTATGTGATGAAACGTGTACTATCACACGCAAGAACGGCGAAAGTAAAGAGGACGGAAAATACGATGGTTACGAAGATGATTCGTTTAACTATTTAGGATTTTGTAGAGAAAAGATGTCTGTTTTTTGGGGTGATTTAATTACAATGGGGATTATCGATAAAGACTGTTCAGATATTGGAAAAACCGACTACTTAGACACTAAAGTTATTCTTTAA
- the SWI5 gene encoding DNA-binding transcription factor SWI5 (Transcription factor that recruits Mediator and Swi/Snf complexes~similar to YDR146C), protein MDTSNSWFDASKVQSLNFDLPTNSYSSNIRGNDLSNYGIDGEYKTLATDDLGNILNLNYGETNEIIMSEIKDLNLPLGPLSDEKSVKVSAFSELVANDWQSMNFDLESTAREATLNETSLLNENRSNHDVGLAMFQKTVSDMPNDEKRIPMADNLLEAINKSETNKSFDRNLGELLLQQQQELREQLRAQQEANKKLELELKQTQYKQQQLQATLESADGQKFLSPKRKIAVVSENVEDVYSNSLSPMISPPMSNTSFTGSPSRRINRQKYSFERKNSNGTAGPLCFQDLNEDFNDTLISPKKTRSDPSENLNSKPKFIAPFTPKSRVSSAASNSANITPNNLRLDFKINAEEQGSEYSERPLGLGIEPLGKPGASPTKAVSLKSAAVDIMPTIPGSVNNTPSANKVVVSSGYIDQYTPRGKQLHFSSIGENSLGIAAATPHLKPPCQQVGYREGGFNDLGPNVLKKNTDNEGDDDEENEPESRFIISETPSPILKSQSMYEGRSPQFGTHVKEIDTYTGNSPSKITRKLTTLPRGSIDRYVKEMPDKTFECLYPGCAKTFKRRYNIRSHIQTHLEDRPYSCDHPGCDKAFVRNHDLIRHKKSHQEKAYACPCGKKFNREDALVVHRSRMICSGGKKYENVVIKRSPRKRGRPRKDGTSSVSSSPIKENLNKDHNGQLMFKLEDQLRRERNYDGHGTGIMVSPMKLNQK, encoded by the coding sequence atgGATACGTCAAACTCTTGGTTTGATGCCTCGAAAGTGCAAAGTCTAAACTTCGATCTACCAACCAATTCTTATTCCTCAAATATTAGAGGTAACGATCTTTCGAATTATGGTATAGATGGCGAATATAAAACACTAGCAACAGATGACTTGGGCAATATTTTGAATCTAAATTATGGTGAAACTAATGAAATTATAATGAGTGAAATAAAAGACTTAAACCTTCCGCTAGGACCGCTTTCTGATGAAAAATCTGTTAAGGTTTCTGCTTTCTCCGAATTGGTAGCAAACGATTGGCAAAGCATGAACTTTGATTTAGAAAGTACTGCAAGAGAAGCCACTCTAAATGAAACTAGCTTGTTGAATGAAAATAGGTCAAATCATGACGTTGGTTTGGCTATGTTCCAAAAAACTGTGAGTGATATGCccaatgatgaaaagagGATCCCCATGGCAGATAACTTATTGGAGGCCATAAACAAAAGTGAAACTAATAAAAGCTTTGATAGAAACCTCGGTGAATTACTAttacaacaacagcaagaGTTGCGTGAACAACTGAGGGCACAGCAAGAGGCTAATAAGAAGTTAGAGTTAGAACTAAAGCAAACACAATACAAGCAACAACAACTACAGGCTACCTTAGAGAGCGCTGATggccaaaaatttttatctcCCAAAAGAAAGATCGCTGTTGTTTCCGAAAATGTGGAGGATGTATACTCAAATAGTCTTTCACCAATGATTTCTCCGCCGATGTCGAACACTTCGTTCACTGGCTCACCTTCTAGGAGAATCAATAGACAGAAGTACTCctttgagagaaaaaacTCTAATGGTACGGCAGGTCCACTATGTTTCCAAGATTTGAACGAAGATTTCAATGACACGCTTAtttcaccaaaaaaaaCCCGTTCGGATCCAAGTGAAAACCTGAATTCGAAACCCAAATTTATTGCGCCCTTCACTCCAAAGAGTAGAGTTAGTTCAGCCGCTTCCAACTCCGCTAACATTACCCCTAATAACTTAAGGTTGGATTTCAAGATAAATGCCGAAGAACAGGGGAGCGAATATTCAGAGAGGCCTTTGGGGCTTGGTATTGAACCTCTTGGAAAACCAGGCGCTTCTCCTACAAAAGCGGTGTCCCTAAAGAGTGCTGCTGTGGATATTATGCCCACAATTCCGGGGTCTGTAAATAATACTCCATCAGCTAATAAAGTGGTCGTTTCTTCCGGTTATATAGACCAATATACGCCAAGAGGTAAGCAGTTACATTTTAGCTCCATCGGTGAAAATTCATTGGGTATCGCAGCTGCGACACCGCATCTAAAGCCGCCGTGCCAGCAGGTAGGATATCGCGAAGGCGGTTTCAATGATTTAGGCCCTAATGtacttaaaaaaaatacagatAATGAGGGAGACGATGATGAGGAAAATGAGCCTGAAAGtagatttattatttctgaAACACCTTCTCCGATTCTTAAGTCCCAAAGTATGTATGAGGGAAGATCCCCTCAATTTGGTACTCACGTTAAGGAAATTGACACTTACACTGGCAATAGTCCCTCGAAAATAACAAGGAAACTTACAACACTGCCCAGAGGCTCGATCGATAGATATGTAAAGGAAATGCCTGATAAAACATTTGAGTGTTTGTATCCGGGATGTGCAAAAACATTCAAGAGGAGATATAACATCAGATCTCATATCCAAACACATTTGGAAGACCGGCCGTATTCCTGTGATCACCCTGGATGTGATAAGGCATTTGTACGGAATCATGACTTGATCAGACATAAAAAGTCGCATCAAGAAAAGGCATATGCGTGTCCCTGTGGGAAGAAATTCAACAGAGAAGATGCTTTGGTTGTGCACAGAAGTAGAATGATTTGCAGTGGTggtaaaaaatatgaaaacgTAGTAATTAAAAGGTCTCCGAGGAAAAGGGGAAGACCCAGAAAGGATGGAACTTCGAGTGTCTCTAGTAGTCCaattaaagaaaacctTAATAAGGATCATAATGGACAGTTGATGTTCAAACTTGAAGATCAACTCAGAAGAGAGCGTAATTATGATGGGCACGGAACGGGGATAATGGTTTCGCCAATGAAACTTAAccaaaagtaa